In the Phaeobacter piscinae genome, CAGCATCAGCCCGGCCTCAGAGCCACGACCGCCGCCCACACCGATATCCTCAGTCTGTTCGCGGGTCACTGGCAGAATTTCTTTGGTCACCAGCGGCCAGGGCGCAAAGTTCAGGCCCGGCTGCCCGGTGGAGGAATACTCCCCAAGAAACAGCTCAACCGACTGCTCTTCCGGCTTCACGGTGTAGAAACTTGCAAAGGCCCAGAAGCCGACAGCCGCCAGCGCGGCCAGCGCCACGGTACCCTTGGTCAGCTGCGGGCCACCGCCGCCGCCACCAGCGCCACCGCGACCACCGCCGCCTGTGCCACCACCGCGACCGCCCATCAGGACACGCAGCTGTTCCTGGCCTTTTTTCACCAGCTCGTCAATCTCGGGGATCTGACCATCATCAGGACGTCGTCCGCCCCCACGATTGTCATCGCCGCCTTGGTTGTTGCCTCTGTTGCCTGAGCCGCCAGAAGAGCCGCCGCCCCCCCAGGGGCCACCGTTATTGCCCGCCATATGTGTCCAATCCCTATCTCGCCGCCCATCGCGGCTTGTTGTTCCTACCTGTGGTTTCTGCCTGAAAAATCAAGCCGTCCGCACCGGTGTCTTCATCGTGACCAGCTCTTCCGACATCGTCGGATGCACTGCCACGGTGCGATCAAAGTCTTCTTTTGTTGCACCCATTTTTACGGCGATGCCTGCCAGCTGGATCATTTCACCCGCACCCGGAGCGACAATATGACATCCCAGCACCTTGCGCGTCGCCTTGGAGACGATGAGCTTCATCAGCACCCGCTGTGCCCGCCCGGCAAAGGCCTGCTGCATCGGCTTGAAGGAAGTCGCATAGACCTCGATCTCTTCCTGCTCCGCCGCCGCTTCCTCGCTGAGGCCAACAGTGCCCATTTCCGGCTGAGTAAAGATCGCGGTCGGGATCAGGTCGTGATCAGGGCTGGTGGGGTTGCCCGCAAACACCGTCTCAACAAAGGCCATGCCCTCGCGAATGGCCACCGGTGTCAGGTTCACGCGGTTGGTCACATCCCCGACGGCATAGACCGACGGCACGCCCGTCTGGCTGTACTCATCCACCACGATGGCCCCGGCGCGGTCGCGCTCAATGCCCAGCGCCTCCAGACCGAGATTGTCAGCATTGGGGCTGCGACCAGTGGCAAACATCACCTGATCGAACAGCGTCTCATCGCCATTGGTGGCCTTCACCCAGATCTTGTCGCCTTCTTTGCGCATCTCCAGCACATTGGTGCCCAGATGCAGATCTACACCGGACTGGCACATCTCCTCTGAGATCAGCCCGCGCGCCTCATCGTCGAACCCCCGCAGGATCTGCGCACCGCGATAATACTGCGTTGTCTTGACCCCCAACCCATTCATGATGCCTGCAAATTCGCAGGCGATATAGCCACCGCCGACAATCAGCATGGTCTCGGGCAGTTTTTCCAGATGGAAGATCTCGTTTGAGGTGATGGCCAGTTCCGAGCCGGGAAACTCCGGCGTCATCGGCCAGCCGCCGGTGGCAATCAGGATATGTTTCGCCGTCTTGCGGGTGCCGTCCGCCAGCTCAACCGTGTGGGCATCCGCCAGTTTGGCACGCTGATCAAAGGTCTCAACCGAATTGTTCTTCAGAATGCCGCGATAGATGCCTTCCAACCGGTCCAGCTCCGCGTGCAGCTTGGTCTTGAAGCGGTCCCAGTCAAAGCTGCCGGGCGACAGATCCCAGCCATAGGCCTGCGCATCCTCAACCATACCTGCGTATTCGCTGGCAAACACCATCAGCTTTTTCGGCACACATCCCCGGATCACGCAGGTGCCGCCGTAGCGGTCCTCCTCTGCCAGCGCCACCTTGACGCCACGCTGTGCTGCCACCCGCGCGGCACGCACCCCACCGGAGCCGCCGCCGATAACAAAGAGATCGTAATCAAAGCTCATGCTAGTCGCCTTTCTGATGTCTTGCGCGAGGTATCACATAGCGCAGAAGGAATTGCCAGTCTCGCAGGTGGGGGTGCGCTGCGCGGTTTATAATGCCAAGCGCGATATAGTCTCGAAACCGTGAAAACCACGTGAAGAGCACCGGGGCGATCGCAACAACCGGTCTAGCCTAAAGCCGCCTTGGCATCCGGCGAGGGCAAATCCGGCCAATACGACGCGAACGCGGCCTGAAACCGTCGCGTTTCTTTTGCATCGCCGTTTTCCAGCGGGCATCGCAGTCTGGTCAATGCACCGTCTTCCAGACGCACTAGGATCCACGCGTACCGGTAGGGTGCGGAGGGGAACAAGCGCAGAGCTACAGGCTTTTCCTGAACAGCAACAACTCTGGACCAGGGGATCGTGGAGGAGGATGAACGCAAGACCCTGCGTGTAGCAATTCCTTTTGAGGAAACCTCCGCCCAGCTGAGAGTCAGGCCGCCCGATATAAAGCACCAAAACAATAAGATATTTAAGTGGGTCAAAGGTCCTATGTAAGGGACCTCGTACCCGCTCTGGCCCAATCCCCACCAGTCGGATTTTTGCGCCACCTCAACCAAGAGCAGTGCGAGTGAGAACAGCAAGAGCAGTTTCACCGGCACGCGCAGCTTTACCGACAGCGAAACCGGCTCATGCGTCTGCGAAGGCTCATCGGTAGATACAGCAGGCCTGATTTGAGAGAACTTTGTCATCATATGGACCCAAATACAGCAGTATCTCAAGACAGGTCCAGTCGACGAGCCTCATTCGTCTCGCCTCAGTCACTCAGATCGGTAAACAGGTTCTCGGTCTCCACAAAATCAAGCCGGTCGGTCTCCACTGTGCCCTCATTGATGTCACGCACCTCAACCTTGCCATCGCCATAGCCCACCACAACGGTGTCGCAGATGTCGATGAACAGACCATTCTCAACCACGCCCGGAATCTGGTTCAGCACCAGCGCCATCTGCCGCACATTGCCAATGCGATTGAGATGCAGATCCAGAATATGGTTGCCCTCATCCGTCACCAGCGCCGCATCCCCGTTCATCCGCAGCGTCGTCTTGCGGCCCATGACCTCCATCGCGACCAAAGTCTCCTCCAGCAGCGCCTGCGTGGTCTGCCAGCCAAAGGGGATCACCTCCACCGGCAGGGGAAACGCCCCAAGGCTCTCGACCTCCTTGGCCTTGTCGGCAATCACCACCATCCGGTCAGAGGCGGTGGCGACAATCTTCTCCTGCAGCAGCGCGCCGCCGCCGCCCTTGATCAGGTTCAGATCGCGGTCGAATTCATCAGCGCCGTCAATTGTCAGATCCAGCCACTTCGCCTCATCCAGTGTCAGGATCTCGATCCCGACATCGCGGGCCAACTCCGCCGTGCGGGTGGAGGTCGGCACGCCTTTGATCCGCAGACCGTCGTTCTGCACCATCTCACCCAGACAGCGCACCAGCCAGGCGGCTGTGGAGCCTGTGCCCAGCCCTACCCGCATGCCATCCTCAACCATCTCCGCCGCACGTTTGGCGGCAACAAATTTGGCCTTGTCGATGGGGGATAATTCTCCGGTCATGACCGCGACTCCATGAGACTGCATTGACGTGTTCTCAATGTGTTATACGCATTGTTCCCAACAGACGCGAGGGGGCGCTGCGCGCGTTTCCCATAGCACCAGTGCTGCGAAACCGCAGCGCGGCCACGTGGGTCTGACCAGCATCGGTGACCGGATGCCTGCCGAGACCCGGCGTCAGATCGCCACGTCTCGCCACTGCAAGTGCCTCACTCGGCAAGGATCTCTGCCAGCGTGGCATAGTCTTCGCGGTAATCAAAAGATCCAAACTGGCCCCCCAGTCGCACCGCCAGATAGAAGAGAACACTCAGCAATACTGCCGTCGGCACCGTCACCAGTGCCCATGGCCAGCGCTGCGTCACCGCGTCATGCAGCATTGCAACAAAGAACTTCCAGTCGCAGCGCGCCCGGTCCCAGCGGTCGCCGCCGACAGCATAGCCAAAATCATGGTGCCGCCAGCTGGCATCGCAAAAAAACCAGCTGGCTGTCTCGGTAATCAACTCTCGCATCCGCTCCGGCAGCCAGTAGGGCCCAACCCCATTTCCAAACAGCAGCTTCTGGCAGTCGTTGAGATCGTCAAATGAAGGGCGGGACATCCAGTCACTCCGTCTGGCTCGGCAGCGGCGCTGCCTCTCACAACGGGAGCATAAGCATTTCATTCTGTACACCAAGCCTCGACTTGCGACCCTGCCGGAAGGTTTGCGCAAACTGCGTGTTTCCTATTGGAAACGTCGGAAACGGGCGTTACCAACGCCTGCAGACAGCTTAGAATGGTTCCATGATGAACAGCTACCGCCTCCATTACGCTCCCGATAACGCCTCGCTGGTCATCCGGCTGGTGCTGGAGGAGCTTGGCCAGCCTTATGAATGCGTACTGGTTGATCGCAGGGCCAAGGCGCAGACCAGCGCGGAATACCGGGCGCTGAACCCGAACGGGCTGATCCCGGTGCTGGAAACCCCGGACGGGCCAATGTTTGAGACCGCCGCCATTGTGTTGTGGCTGTCCGAACGGCACAGCGCAATGGCCCCGCCCCCTGGCAGCCCAGACCGCGCAGCCTTCCTGAAGTGGCTGTTCTTTGTGTCCAATACGCTGCACGCCGATCTGCGGATGCTGTTTTATCCGAAGAAATACATCGGCCCGGACGCCGATCAGCAATCCCAGCTGCAACAGGTGCTGCGTCAGCGTCTGCATCAGCATCTCACCAACCTTGATCAGGCCGCCGCCGCTCGCCCCTCATGGTTTGGTGCATTGCAACCTTCAGTGTTGGACTATTATCTGGCCTGCCAGATACGCTGGATGGCGCTCTATCCGGCGCAGGCCGACCGATCCTGGTTCACTCTGGCACATTACCCTAGCCTGCAGCGTCTCTGCGCCGGGTTGGAAAGCCGCACTGCCGTGACCGTGGCCTGCGAGGCCGAAGGCCTCGGCCCGGCCCCCTTTACCCAGCCATCCTACGCAAATCCCTCAGAAGGATCAGCCACCTAATGTTCCTCTCCGTTTTCGACATGTTCAAAGTGGGCATTGGCCCCTCGTCCTCGCACACCATGGGGCCGATGGTGGCCGCTGCAAAGTTCCTGGACCTGATGCGCGCCTCGCCGTTTGAATTCCACGGTCTGCGCGCCTCTCTGCACGGCTCGCTCGCCTTTACCGGCGTTGGCCATGCCACCGACCGCGCCACCATCCTCGGCCTCGGCGGGTTTGTCGCCCATGACTACGATGATGAGAAGGCGACCGCCTTCCTCGCTGAACTGGACAAGACCCACACCATGCACCCCGAAGGTCTCGGCGCGCTGCATTTCGACCCTAAGGCGGATATGATCTTCGACTATGATCACGCCCTGCCCGGCCATGCCAACGGCATGATCCTGATGGCCACCGATGCGCAGGGCGACGTGATCCTGCGGCAGGTCTATTACTCCATCGGTGGCGGCTTTGTCCTCACCGAGGAAGAATTGGCCGCTGGCAAGGCGACAGACGAAGGCAAGCCAGTGCCCTACCCGTTCAAAACTGCGGCTGAAATGCTGGAGATGGCCAAGGCCAGCGGCAAATCCATTGCCAGCATGAAACGCGCCAATGAGATCGCGCGCGGCTGCGAGGTCAGCCTCGCCAAAGGCACCGCCCGCATCTGGCAAGTGATGAATGACTGCATCAACCGGGGTCTGGAACGCGACGGCATCCTGCCCGGCGGCCTGAATGTGCGCCGCCGCGCCAAAGGGATCCACGATGCCTTGCAGGCCGAACGTGGCATGAACATCAACGCGCCCCATACCATCAATGACTGGATGAGCGTCTATGCAATGGCGGTGAACGAGGAAAACGCCGCTGGCGGTCAGGTGGTCACGGCCCCGACCAATGGCGCCGCAGGCACCCTGCCGGCTGTGATCCGCTACTATCTCGATCATGTGCCGGGCGCGTCTGAGAGCCATGTCGAGGATTTCCTGCTGACCGCCGCCGCCATCGCGGGTCTGGTGAAATACAACGCGTCTATTTCGGGTGCCGAAGCCGGCTGCCAGGCCGAGGTCGGTTCTGCCGCTGCGATGTCCGCCGCAGGCCTCTGCGCGGTGATGGGTGGCACGCCCGAACAGGTGGAAAACGCAGCCGAGATCGCGCTGGAGCATCACCTGGGTATGACCTGCGACCCCGTGAAGGGCCTTGTGCAGGTGCCCTGTATCGAACGCAATGGATTGGCAGCGATCAAGGCGGTTTCTGCAGCCTCGCTTGCCCTGCGCGGTGACGGCCAGCACTTCGTGCCGCTGGATGCCTGTATCGAGACCATGCGCCAGACCGGCGAAGACATGCATGACAAGTACAAGGAAACCTCGCTCGGCGGCCTCGCGGTGAACGTGCCGAACTGCTGAAGTCCCAAAAGCTCGTTCTGGCGGGCTGTGCAGCATACACCTCACGCATCCCGCCAGATCCAAATCGCAACCCCTGCTTGCATCCCCATGCGCCCGCGCCTAGCGTGGCCGCATGACCCATGATCGCCCCTCTCTCGGCATCCTTTTGATGCTTGGTTTCTGCATCACCGCCCCGATAGGGGATGCGGTGGCCAAACTGCTGGGGGCGCATATCCCTCTTGGCCAACTGTTGTTTGTCCGCTTTGCTGCTCAGGTTCTGCTGCTCGCCCCGTTGATCTGGGCGACGGGCAGAATCTGGCGGATGCAAGGCCGCGTGTTGCGCCTCACCTTTGTGCGCACGTTGCTGCATATCGCAGGCATCGGCGCCATGTTCACCGGACTAAAACACCTGCCCCTTGCGGATGCGGTGGCGATTGCCTTTGTGATGCCGTTCATCATGCTGCTCCTTGGTAAATATGTGCTGGGCGAAGAGGTGGGCATGATCCGTCTTCTGGCCTGCATTGTCGGCTTTGCGGGCACGCTTCTGGTGATCCAACCCAGCTTTGTGGCTGTCGGCTGGCACGCGCTCTGGCCACTGATGGTGGCGGTGATCTTTGCGCTTTTCATGCTGGTCACCCGCCAGATCGCCAAGGACACCGATCCCGTGGGCCTGCAGGCGGTCTCCGGCACCATGGCCTGTGTGCTGCTGGCCCCCGTGCTGCTGCTGGGCCAGATCGCGGATGTTCCCGTACTTGCGCTGATCACACCAAACGCTGAGCAATGGGGCCTTCTGGCCGCAATCGGTCTGCTGGGCACCGCCGCGCATCTGCTGATGACATGGAGCCTGCGCTACGCGCCCGCTGCCACCCTGGCCTCAATGCAATATCTGGAAATTCCGGTTGCCGCTTTGATTGGCCTGTGGATCTTTGATGAGCTGCCGAACGGCCTCGCCGCGATCGGCATTCTGATCACCATCGCCGCCGGCCTCTTCGTGATCCTGCGCGAACGCCAGATCCAGCTACAAAAGGCGGCCGCCGACAAGGCTGCGCTGCTGCTCAAGGATCCGCCCCTCGCGCCCGAACAGCCTGCGGTCTGACCGGCGCTGCCTGTCAGACTTTCACCCCTGCGCCCGTAACGCGGCGACGACATCCGCCAGACGCGCCCGCGGCAGGATCACCAACATTCCCGGCCCATCCGCCCTGAGCCGCACCGGCCCCGTCGCCCGGTTGGAAGTCCCGATCCGCGCCATCGGATCCAGCTGCAAGCCCTCAATGGGCCAGGCCAGCCCCTCCGACCAGCCGGTGACCTGCTGCATCGGAAACAGTGACACCACCTCCCCCGCCGTCAGCGGCAGCGCAATCTCACCGCGCAGATGAAACACCACCTCCTGCGGGCCAAGCAGCACGCAAGGACTGGGATGTGGCTGCACCAGCGTATTGAACCCGGCCAGCTGATGGTCAATCCGCCCGCCCAAAAATCCAACACCCAGCACCACCGGCGCGCCGATCATCCGCAGCGCCTTGTCGAAATCCGTAGAGGTCTGTTCGGTCACATGATGCAGCGACCCCGGCGACAGATCCGCCTGCACTTCCGCCGCCAGCGAATCCAGATCGCCAATCACCGCAACCGGGCGATGCCCCGCTGCCAGCGCATGCGCCGCCCCGCCATCCGCCGCAACCAGCACCGGAGCCAGCGCCAGCGCCACCTCCAGATCATCCGGTCCCAGCACCCCGGCGCCAACCAGCGTCACCGGCTCAACCCGCTCAACAATCAGCTCTTTCATACCGGGATTACTCGCAGAAAAGGAAACAGACCACAATCTGAACACAAAATGATACGATCAATTGCACGGATTCGGGCGCAATTTGACCCCCTGCGCCAGCAACGTAAGCGGCAATGACTTTGGCGAGGACACCTATCCGATGGTACAGAACAACAAGGTTTTGACAGTCTCCTACGGGACTTTTTCCTGCACATTGGAAGGGTTCGACGATTCATTTGGCACCATGAAGGCGATTGCGGAGTATTTTCGCGATCTCGCTTCCGATGACCGTTATTTCGGGGCAGAACCGCCACAGCCGGACGCCGAGATGCTCGCCCGGATTGCCCAGCGTGAGGTTGCCCGCCAGGTCGAGGCCCGCACCAGCGCCGAAGGCATCCACCTGCGCGCCGCCACCCTGACCAGCCCCGCCGCCGAAACACCGACACAGCCCGCAGGTGATGCTCCGCAGCACCGCGCTCCCAGCGCTCTCGCCTCCCCGACTGCGGCTCCGGTCACCGCCGCAGACCCGGTTGAGCCGACCGCCAGACGCGTTGAAGCCGCGCCGCAGATCCAGCCCGCCGCCGAGGCCCCAGTTCAGGTGGCAGAGGTACCGCTGCAGCCAGTGCAACAGACTGCGCCCGCCGCACCCGTCGCCGCTTCGGCTGATACGGCTGTGGCCGAGACTGTGGAACCCGAGGCGGTCCAGGCCGATCCCGCTCAGGCCGAGACTGACAGCTCCGCCGAAAGCATCGCCGCCAAGCTGCGCCGCATTCGCGCGGTTGTCGCCAAGACCCCAACGGAGGAATTCACCGAAGATCAGCACGCCGAACAGGCGCGCGAAGACGCGGTGAAAGACATCACCAATGCGCTCTCCGCCGATCACGATGCGGTGGATGCAGAGAGCGCGGATGAGACACCCACAGAAACCGCCGATGCCGACAGCGACGCCGATATCGCCGAGGCGCTGAACCGCCTCGACCTTGGAACAGACACTGACGCCTCTGACACACCGGCCATCCCCAACGTGCCCGAAGGCGCTGAGGCGTTCTTCGCCGACAGCAGCACAGCCGAGGCTGAGGATGACACCTCAGACGAAGAGACCAGCGATGATCTGAACGGTCTGGATGATATCGCCGCCGAACAGGACAGCGATACGCCCGCTGCCCCCCCCCAGCCCGAAGAGACCGAAGAGACCGAAGAGACCGAGGTCACAGCTGACGCGACCGCACCCGCAATACCCGAAACGCCGCGCAAGCGGGGCCGCGTGCTGCGCGTCAAGCGTCGCGAGATCGAAGGCGCCATGGCCAGCGGCACGCTGGAAGCGGTCGATGATGAGGCCAGCGCCCCAGCGGCTGACAGCACCGCCGCACTGGCCCCCCAGACCAGCACACCCGCGTCAGAACCTGCCACCGACAGCAGCCTGTCCCCCGATGACGAGGCCGAACTGCTGGCCGAACTCGCCGCCGTAGAGGCAGAATTGCTCGGTGATGACGATATCGATGATATCTCAGATACGCAGGCGGCCTATGACGACGAAGATGACAGCGCTGAGCCGCAGGCCGACGACACGGCAACGCGCCAGCACCCTGCGCAGCTGACAGAGGCCCCCCAACCCATCAGCACCCCGCAGGAGGCCGCCGCATCCGTGGCGCCGCAACCGGGCCCCAAACGCGGCGCCACCAGCACCGCCGACGGCGATATTGCCCGCCTGATGGCCGCCGCCGACGAACGTCTGGAAGATCCCGAAAACAGCACCTCGCGCGAAACCTACAGCCAGCTGCGCGCCGTTATGGCCGCGGCCTCCACCGAACGCAGCGCCGGTGGCGCCTTGGAAAACAAAGATGACGCGCAGGTCTACCGCGATGATCTGGCCAGCGTGGTGCGCCCGCGCCGCCCCGATGCCCGCCCGACCTCCAGCGGTGAGGGCCGCAGCGGCACCGACCAGCGCCCCGCCAAACCCGCCAGCCGCCCGGCACCACTGAAACTGGTACAGGAACAGCGCATCGACGACAGCAGCGCCGCCCCAGCCGCACCGGTGCGCCCGCGCCGGGTCTCCGCTGCGATCCTGGCTGACGACTCCCCGGCAACCAGCGCCACCGAAGGCGGCTTTGCCGCCTACGCCGAAGAAACCGGCGCAGTCGAACTCGGCGAGCTGCTCGAAGCCGCTGCCGCCTATATGAGCTTTGTGGAAGGGCGCGATCACTTCTCCCGCCCGCAGCTGATGAACAAGGTACGCGGCGTCGACGGGACCGAATTCAACCGTGAAGACGGGCTGCGCAGCTTTGGCCAGCTCCTGCGCGAAGGCAAGATTGAACGCGCCGACAACGGTCGCTTCACCGCCTCCGGCCAGATCGGCTTTCAACCCGGCAACCGCGCTGTCGGCTGATCCCTGCCCCCCGTGCAACACATCAAAAAGGCGGCCCGCAAAGGCCGCCTTCTTTCTGTCTAGGGCAAGGTCTTCAGGGCAAACCGCCCGTCATCTTTCCGAAAATACTCCGGGGTGAATTGACCGCTAGGTCAAGAGGGGCAGCGCCCCTTCCCCGCCAATACTACAAGCTTAGCCCTGATCCTGGTCCGGGTCATTGGGATCCGCCTTGCCGACGCCGCGAAAGACAAATTTGAACGGCAAGATCCACAACACGCCGAGGACCACATAGACAAGCAGCTCCACCAGCAGCGAGGGCCGGTCGAGCCAGCTGATCACATTGACCGCCAGCACGATATAGAGCGGCATGCCGATCAGCAGGATCACCAGCGCCCAGCGCCGCCGCGCCTTGTAGCTTAGACCACTTTCGTCAGACATCAGTCAGCAAAGGGATCGGTCACCAGAATGGTGTCGTCCCGCTCCGGGCTGGTGGACAAAAGCGCAACCGGGCAGTCGATCAGCTCTTCCACGCGCTTCACGTATTTGATGGCATTGGCCGGCAGATCGTTCCAGCTGCGCGCCCCTTCAGTGCTCTCGCTCCAGCCCGGCATCTCTTCATAGATGGGGGTGCAACGCGCCTGCTGGTCAGCTGCGGTCGGCAGATAGTCAAGACGGCTGCCGTCCAGCTCGTAGCCGACACAGATCTTCAGGGTTTCAAACCCGTCCAGGACATCCAGCTTGGTCAGCGAAATTCCGGTGATACCGGAGGTGGCACAAGTCTGACGCACAAGACAGGCATCAAACCAGCCACAGCGCCGCTGACGGCCGGTGGTGGTGCCAAACTCGTGACCACGGGTGCCCAGACGCTCGCCATCTGCATCCGGGGTGCCATCCGCATTCAGCAACTCGGTCGGGAACGGGCCTTCACCCACACGGGTGGTATAGGCCTTCACAATGCCCAGCACATAATCAATGGAGCCCGGACCAATGCCCACACCTGTGGCCGCCTGACCGGCGATCACATTGGAGGAGGTCACAAACGGGTAGGTCCCAAAATCAATATCCAAAAGCGCGCCCTGCGCCCCTTCAAACAGGATCCGTTTGCCTGCCTTGCGCTTCTCGTTCAGCACTTTCCACACCGGCGCGGCAAAGGGCAGGATCTCTTTGGAGATCTCTTTCAGCTGAGCAATCAGCCCGTCACGGTCAACCGCCTCGATGCCCAGGCCTTTGCGCAGCGGATCATGGTGCTGCAGCGCACGATCAACGCGGGCAATCAGGGTCGCCTCATCCGCCAGATCCGCCACCCGGATCGCCCGGCGGCCCACCTTGTCCTCATAGGCCGGGCCAATGCCGCGCCCGGTGGTGCCGATTTTGGTGCCCTTGGAGGCTGCCTCTTCGCGCGCCCGATCCAACTCGCCATGCAGCGGCAGGATCAGCGGCGTGTTTTCTGCAATCATCAGCGTCTGAGGGGAGATATCCACGCCCTGCGCGCGCACGGTCTCGATCTCTTTCATCAGGTGCCAGGGGTCCAGCACCACGCCATTGCCAATGACCGAGAGCTTGCCGCCGCGCACCACACCCGAGGGCAGCGCGTGCAGCTTGTAGACTTTGCTGTCGATCACCAGCGTATGACCGGCGTTATGACCGCCCTGGAAACGCGCAATGACATCAGCGCGCTCGCTGAGCCAATCGACAATCTTGCCTTTACCTTCGTCACCCCACTGGGCGCCGACTACCACGACATTGGCCATCTCAGGTCCTCTGTATGCTGGTTGAAACCGACGCTCCGTATAACGAGGCAGCGCAGACAGGGGAACCGGTTTTTCGCCGCACCCCGCCTGCGCACCGCTTTTCCGCAGGATATCGTGCGAAAGTGGCCCGAAGCAGGCCTGAGCCCCGTTGCGTCGGGCAACCGGACAACGCTCCGCGCACCCAGGCCCGCTCTCCAGCCCCCGCCCCGCTCAGGCCTCTGAGGCCCGGCGATTCCCCCTCCGGCTTCAGGGACCTCCGGAGAACGGTGCACTCACGGCAGGCCGCCGCCCTAGCAGTGACGCCTACAATCTGGCCTTTCCCTAGCTCGATGTCTTGGTAGACTGAACGATGAGCTCACTGGCCTTTTCTCCTATCATTATCGCAGGAGCATTGGTGTTTCCGCTCACAATTTCAGGCATGATAGAACAATCAGCAACCCGTAACCCGGTTATGCCGTGTACCCGCAGCTGAGCATCAACAACAGCTTGAGCGGACCGGCCCATCATGCAGGTTCCCGTAGGGTGGTAGATCGATGCGGTGTTGTTGCGCACCCAGTCCAGTGTTGCGTCATAGTCCTCCATGTCTAAACTGGCGTGCGGGCGAAATTCTTCCGATATCTTGGACGTCAAGGGAGCATGTCGAGCAATTTTGCGGGCAATATTCACCCCATCGACCAGGGTCTGACAATCTGTTTGCGTCGAGAGGTAATTGGGGAAGATCTTTGGATAGGCGCTGGGATCACTGGATCTCAACCGGATCTCACCACGAGATTCGGGGCGAAGCTGGCAAACCGACATAGTGAAAGCCGAGAATTTGTCAGCGCCTTTGCCAGGGTTTTCCGCAGACAGTGGTTGGACATGAAATTGGATGTCAGGGGTTTGCAAATGAGGGCGCGTTTTTAGGAACCCGGTGGCAAGGCTGGC is a window encoding:
- a CDS encoding glutathione S-transferase family protein, whose translation is MMNSYRLHYAPDNASLVIRLVLEELGQPYECVLVDRRAKAQTSAEYRALNPNGLIPVLETPDGPMFETAAIVLWLSERHSAMAPPPGSPDRAAFLKWLFFVSNTLHADLRMLFYPKKYIGPDADQQSQLQQVLRQRLHQHLTNLDQAAAARPSWFGALQPSVLDYYLACQIRWMALYPAQADRSWFTLAHYPSLQRLCAGLESRTAVTVACEAEGLGPAPFTQPSYANPSEGSAT
- a CDS encoding L-serine ammonia-lyase, coding for MFLSVFDMFKVGIGPSSSHTMGPMVAAAKFLDLMRASPFEFHGLRASLHGSLAFTGVGHATDRATILGLGGFVAHDYDDEKATAFLAELDKTHTMHPEGLGALHFDPKADMIFDYDHALPGHANGMILMATDAQGDVILRQVYYSIGGGFVLTEEELAAGKATDEGKPVPYPFKTAAEMLEMAKASGKSIASMKRANEIARGCEVSLAKGTARIWQVMNDCINRGLERDGILPGGLNVRRRAKGIHDALQAERGMNINAPHTINDWMSVYAMAVNEENAAGGQVVTAPTNGAAGTLPAVIRYYLDHVPGASESHVEDFLLTAAAIAGLVKYNASISGAEAGCQAEVGSAAAMSAAGLCAVMGGTPEQVENAAEIALEHHLGMTCDPVKGLVQVPCIERNGLAAIKAVSAASLALRGDGQHFVPLDACIETMRQTGEDMHDKYKETSLGGLAVNVPNC
- the gor gene encoding glutathione-disulfide reductase; its protein translation is MSFDYDLFVIGGGSGGVRAARVAAQRGVKVALAEEDRYGGTCVIRGCVPKKLMVFASEYAGMVEDAQAYGWDLSPGSFDWDRFKTKLHAELDRLEGIYRGILKNNSVETFDQRAKLADAHTVELADGTRKTAKHILIATGGWPMTPEFPGSELAITSNEIFHLEKLPETMLIVGGGYIACEFAGIMNGLGVKTTQYYRGAQILRGFDDEARGLISEEMCQSGVDLHLGTNVLEMRKEGDKIWVKATNGDETLFDQVMFATGRSPNADNLGLEALGIERDRAGAIVVDEYSQTGVPSVYAVGDVTNRVNLTPVAIREGMAFVETVFAGNPTSPDHDLIPTAIFTQPEMGTVGLSEEAAAEQEEIEVYATSFKPMQQAFAGRAQRVLMKLIVSKATRKVLGCHIVAPGAGEMIQLAGIAVKMGATKEDFDRTVAVHPTMSEELVTMKTPVRTA
- the rpiA gene encoding ribose-5-phosphate isomerase RpiA, translating into MTGELSPIDKAKFVAAKRAAEMVEDGMRVGLGTGSTAAWLVRCLGEMVQNDGLRIKGVPTSTRTAELARDVGIEILTLDEAKWLDLTIDGADEFDRDLNLIKGGGGALLQEKIVATASDRMVVIADKAKEVESLGAFPLPVEVIPFGWQTTQALLEETLVAMEVMGRKTTLRMNGDAALVTDEGNHILDLHLNRIGNVRQMALVLNQIPGVVENGLFIDICDTVVVGYGDGKVEVRDINEGTVETDRLDFVETENLFTDLSD
- a CDS encoding DMT family transporter encodes the protein MTHDRPSLGILLMLGFCITAPIGDAVAKLLGAHIPLGQLLFVRFAAQVLLLAPLIWATGRIWRMQGRVLRLTFVRTLLHIAGIGAMFTGLKHLPLADAVAIAFVMPFIMLLLGKYVLGEEVGMIRLLACIVGFAGTLLVIQPSFVAVGWHALWPLMVAVIFALFMLVTRQIAKDTDPVGLQAVSGTMACVLLAPVLLLGQIADVPVLALITPNAEQWGLLAAIGLLGTAAHLLMTWSLRYAPAATLASMQYLEIPVAALIGLWIFDELPNGLAAIGILITIAAGLFVILRERQIQLQKAAADKAALLLKDPPLAPEQPAV
- a CDS encoding thiamine diphosphokinase yields the protein MKELIVERVEPVTLVGAGVLGPDDLEVALALAPVLVAADGGAAHALAAGHRPVAVIGDLDSLAAEVQADLSPGSLHHVTEQTSTDFDKALRMIGAPVVLGVGFLGGRIDHQLAGFNTLVQPHPSPCVLLGPQEVVFHLRGEIALPLTAGEVVSLFPMQQVTGWSEGLAWPIEGLQLDPMARIGTSNRATGPVRLRADGPGMLVILPRARLADVVAALRAQG